In Macaca nemestrina isolate mMacNem1 chromosome 9, mMacNem.hap1, whole genome shotgun sequence, a single genomic region encodes these proteins:
- the LOC105466050 gene encoding carbohydrate sulfotransferase 3: protein MAPPFPMEKGLTLLQDCRDFLHSLKMRSKYALFLVFVVIVFVFIEKENKIISRVSDKLKQIPQALADANSTDPALVLAENASLLSLSELDSAFSQLQSRLRNLSLQLGVEPAVEAAGEEEEEEGKEEPPRPAVAGPRRHVLLMATTRTGSSFVGEFFNQQGNIFYLFEPLWHIERTVSFEPGGANAAGSALVYRDVLKQLFLCDLYVLEHFITPLPEDHLTEFMFRRGSSRSLCEDPVCTPFVKKVFEKYHCKNRRCGPLNVTLAAEACRRKEHMALKAVRIRQLEFLQPLAEDPRLDLRVIQLVRDPRAVLASRMVAFAGKYKTWKKWLDDEGQDGLREEEVQRLRGNCESIRLSAELGLRQPAWLRGRYMLVRYEDVARGPLQKAREMYRFAGIPLTPQVEDWIQKNTQAAHDGSGIYSTQKNSSEQFEKWRFSMPFKLAQVVQAACGPAMRLFGYKLARDAAALTNRSVSLLEERGTFWVT from the exons ATGGCCCCACCTTTCCCCATGGAGAAAGGACTCACTTTGCTCCAGGACTGCCGGGACTTTCTGCACAGCCTGAAGATGAGAAGCAAATACGctcttttcttggtttttgtGGTGATAGTTTTTGTCTTCAtcgaaaaggaaaataaaatcatatcaag GGTCTCAGACAAGCTGAAGCAGATCCCCCAAGCTCTGGCAGATGCCAACAGCACCGACCCCGCCCTGGTCTTAGCTGAGAACGCATCTCTCTTGTCCCTGAGCGAGCTTGATTCAGCCTTCTCCCAGCTGCAGAGCCGTCTCCGCAACCTCAGCTTGCAGCTGGGTGTGGAGCCAGCCGTGGAGGCcgcaggggaggaagaggaggaggagggaaaggaggagccACCCAGACCGGCTGTGGCTGGGCCCCGGCGCCACGTGCTGCTCATGGCCACCACGCGCACCGGCTCCTCGTTCGTGGGCGAATTCTTCAACCAGCAGGGCAACATCTTCTACCTCTTCGAGCCGCTGTGGCACATCGAGCGCACAGTGTCCTTCGAGCCGGGGGGCGCCAACGCCGCGGGCTCGGCCCTGGTGTACCGCGACGTGCTCAAGCAGCTCTTCCTGTGCGACCTGTACGTGCTGGAGCACTTCATCACGCCACTGCCCGAGGACCACCTGACCGAGTTCATGTTCCGCCGGGGCTCTAGCCGCTCCCTGTGCGAGGACCCCGTCTGCACGCCCTTCGTCAAGAAGGTCTTCGAGAAGTACCACTGCAAGAACCGCCGCTGCGGCCCCCTCAACGTGACGCTGGCCGCCGAGGCCTGCCGCCGCAAGGAGCACATGGCCCTCAAGGCCGTGCGCATCCGGCAGCTGGAGTTCTTGCAGCCGCTGGCCGAGGACCCCCGCCTGGACCTGCGCGTCATCCAGCTGGTGCGCGACCCCCGGGCCGTGCTGGCCTCGCGCATGGTGGCCTTCGCCGGCAAGTATAAGACCTGGAAGAAGTGGCTGGACGACGAGGGCCAGGACGGCCTGAGGGAAGAGGAGGTGCAGCGGCTGCGGGGCAACTGCGAGAGCATCCGTCTGTCCGCAGAGCTGGGGCTGCGGCAGCCCGCCTGGCTGCGGGGCCGCTACATGCTGGTGCGCTATGAGGACGTGGCGCGCGGGCCGCTGCAGAAGGCGCGCGAAATGTACCGCTTTGCCGGCATCCCCCTGACTCCGCAGGTGGAGGACTGGATCCAGAAGAACACGCAGGCGGCCCACGACGGCAGCGGCATCTACTCCACGCAGAAGAACTCCTCGGAGCAGTTCGAAAAGTGGCGCTTCAGCATGCCCTTCAAGCTGGCCCAGGTGGTGCAGGCCGCCTGCGGCCCTGCCATGCGTCTCTTCGGCTACAAACTGGCGCGGGACGCCGCCGCCCTCACCAACCGCTCAGTCAGCCTGCTGGAGGAGCGGGGCACCTTCTGGGTCACGTAG